A section of the Romeriopsis navalis LEGE 11480 genome encodes:
- a CDS encoding TlpA family protein disulfide reductase — protein sequence MRIKYFAVLATVSMLSLGTIAACSNPCAAKTSGSSTEAASNPCAGKANPCAAKNPCAGKANPCASKGGATTVALAKELQGKPVLVDVYATWCKSCQKIAPTLTKLKEDYKDKVNFVVLDVTDKSTVAEAEATAKKLGLSEFLKQNKSQTSLVAIFDPATGKILAQHRKNANIDDYTTVLNAALN from the coding sequence ATGAGAATCAAGTATTTTGCAGTGCTCGCTACGGTTTCGATGCTGAGCCTTGGCACGATCGCGGCTTGTAGCAACCCTTGTGCGGCTAAAACATCTGGTTCAAGCACCGAAGCTGCCAGTAATCCTTGTGCGGGTAAAGCCAATCCCTGTGCGGCGAAGAACCCTTGTGCCGGTAAAGCGAATCCCTGTGCTAGTAAGGGCGGAGCAACCACAGTTGCCCTCGCCAAAGAACTTCAGGGTAAGCCCGTGCTCGTCGATGTCTACGCCACCTGGTGTAAGTCTTGCCAGAAGATCGCACCGACCCTCACTAAGCTGAAGGAAGACTACAAAGACAAAGTCAACTTTGTGGTTTTGGATGTGACGGATAAGTCCACCGTTGCTGAGGCGGAAGCCACCGCTAAGAAGCTGGGCCTCAGCGAATTCCTCAAGCAGAACAAGTCCCAAACTAGTCTTGTGGCCATCTTTGATCCAGCCACGGGCAAAATCCTGGCCCAGCACCGCAAGAATGCGAATATCGACGATTACACAACGGTGTTGAACGCGGCACTGAACTAA